The Aneurinibacillus migulanus genome contains the following window.
TGTTTCCATTCTTTATATCCACCTTTCGCCTAAATACTATATTACTTTCCTAAGAAAATGATTACTGTTACTTTAATTGAAATGATGATGGATGTCAGTCAGTACTGACTGACATTGTGCTTGTAAAAAAACTAGGGGGTTAAAGCCCTAGCGAATATTTGTACACTCTCCATTATAAAAGCCTCCATTGATACGGTTGGAAAGTTAGCATCAGCATCCAAGTTGTTCATAAATGCACCGAAATTCATCATCATGAATGAGAACGCCTGCATTTCCGGGTTCGTCCGAATCAGTTTGCCCTTCTCGGACATAGCTGTAAAATAATTTGTCAAGATTTCCATTAGTTGTTGAGGATGTTTCTGTGTTCTCTCTCGAAACCCAGGCAAATTACCTTCTTCCTTGATGCTGATCTGAATCATCTTCCGGTTACGGTTCATAATTTCATGGTACGTTCGGCTGATCAGGAGCAAGTCTGCATGCAAATCCCACACGAGCTTCTCATTAAAAAGTTTTTTCATCTCTTCAGTATAATGAAAACGGTCAAAAGCAGTTTC
Protein-coding sequences here:
- a CDS encoding TetR/AcrR family transcriptional regulator gives rise to the protein MGSSNNLSSDDKLLLAAIDLIAEKGYNGVSTKEIAAAAGLSEKTLFRHFGSKQNLLETAFDRFHYTEEMKKLFNEKLVWDLHADLLLISRTYHEIMNRNRKMIQISIKEEGNLPGFRERTQKHPQQLMEILTNYFTAMSEKGKLIRTNPEMQAFSFMMMNFGAFMNNLDADANFPTVSMEAFIMESVQIFARALTP